In Acidimicrobiales bacterium, the DNA window GACGCGTCCGTGCCGGACCGGCCCCGAGGCTGGGCTCGCGACGGACGTTCAGCGGCCGTCGGCGGCGAGGGCGACGCCCTCGGCGTGGACGAGGGCCACCACCTTCTCGAGCACGGTCGGGTCGGTCTCGGGGAGCACGCCGTGGCCGAGGTTGAACACGTGGCCGCGCCCGCCGCCCCGCCGCAACACGTCCCGCGTGGCCTCCTCGACCACGGGCCAAGGCGCCAGGCACAGCGCCGGATCGAGGTTGCCCTGGAGGGCCCGGCCCCCGACCCGCTCGCGGGCGACGTCGAGCGGCACCCGCCAGTCGACGCCCACCACGTCGGCGCCGGCCTCGCCGAGCAGGCCGAGGAGCTCGCCCGTGCCGACCCCGAAGTGGATGCGGGGCACGCCGGTCTCACCGATGCCCTCGAGCACCTTGGTGCTGAAGGGCAGGACGAAGCGGCGGTAGTCGTCGGGGGACAGGGCGCCGGCCCACGAGTCGAAGAGCTGGATGGCCGAGGCGCCTGCGGCCACCTGGGAGCGCAGCGAGGTCAGCGCGAGGTCGGCGAGGGCGTCGAGGAGCCGCTCCCAGAGCGCCGGGTCGCCGTGCATGAGCGCCTTGGTCTTCGCGTAGGTGCGCGACGGGCGGCCCTCGATGAGGTAGCTGGCCACGGTGAACGGGGCGCCGGCGAAGCCGATCAGGGGCACCTCGAGCTGCTCGACCAGCAGGCGCACCGTCTCGAGCACGTAGGGCGTGTCCGCCTCGGGGTCGAGGGGGCGCAGGCGGTCGAGGTCCGAGGCCGAGGTGAACGGCTCGGCGATCACCGGGCCCACGCCGGGCACCACGTCGACCCCGAAGCCGATGGCCTCGGCGGGCACGACGATGTCGGAGTAGAGGATGGCGGCGTCGACGTCGTAGCGCTCGACGGGCTGGCGGGTGATGGTGGCCGAGAGCTCCGGGTCCTTGATGGCCTGGAGGATGCTGCCCTCGCCCCGCACGGCCCGGTACTCGGGCAGCGAGCGCCCGGCCTGGCGCATGAACCAGACGGGGATGCGGTCGACGGGCTCACCCCGGCAGGCGCGCAGGAAGTCGCTGGACGCGGCCGGCGAGGTGGGTTCGGCGGGGGCGGCGGGCACGTCCTCAACGTACCGTCAGGGGTCATGCGGCGATCCATCGACGACCACCCCTTCGACCCTGCGGACCAGCCACCCGACGACGACGACCTGGCCCGCCTCTCGTGGGCGGTCGCCATCTCGGACGACTACGAGGACGCCGAGCCCCGGGTGGTGCTCACCGTCGAGGAGGTCGGCCGCGCCGGCGAAGGCCTCGTCCTGCACCTCACGCCCGCCCTCACCCGCCGCCTCCGCACCGCCCTCCACGACGCCCTCAAAGAGATTGGCCACCCCGACCCTTGACGGTCAGCCGACCGCCCGCCCGTCGGGTCCTGTCCCCGATCCGGTATCCGAAAATCGGGCCGGAAAGGCATTGGCCCGATCTTTCGGACCCTCCGGATCGGCGCCACCCGCCGGGCTCCCCATGCCGCTGACCATCGCCCAATAAGCAGGCGGACGGCGCCCCAGGGGGCGCCGTCCGCGATGTCGCTCCAGCGGGACTAGGACTCCAACTGCCGCGCGACGTCGCGGTAGCGGGAGACGGGGATGAGGTGGATGCCGTCGA includes these proteins:
- the hemE gene encoding uroporphyrinogen decarboxylase, whose translation is MPAAPAEPTSPAASSDFLRACRGEPVDRIPVWFMRQAGRSLPEYRAVRGEGSILQAIKDPELSATITRQPVERYDVDAAILYSDIVVPAEAIGFGVDVVPGVGPVIAEPFTSASDLDRLRPLDPEADTPYVLETVRLLVEQLEVPLIGFAGAPFTVASYLIEGRPSRTYAKTKALMHGDPALWERLLDALADLALTSLRSQVAAGASAIQLFDSWAGALSPDDYRRFVLPFSTKVLEGIGETGVPRIHFGVGTGELLGLLGEAGADVVGVDWRVPLDVARERVGGRALQGNLDPALCLAPWPVVEEATRDVLRRGGGRGHVFNLGHGVLPETDPTVLEKVVALVHAEGVALAADGR